A section of the Verrucomicrobium sp. GAS474 genome encodes:
- a CDS encoding amino acid-binding protein, which translates to MAASLYPSIQVGTQLALFLTNKPGSIGAAADVIAHAGVNILALTTSDTVDHMVLRVVVDKPKTALLALESHGTLVIENEVILLEGANRLGSLSTIANLLAEAKINIDYAYCATPSNSKQGLLVLRPSDVPKALKALNSADLGRAGEKKFLAAAKARAALEQKAKGKALKATPAVRGRARE; encoded by the coding sequence ATGGCGGCCAGCCTCTACCCCTCGATCCAGGTCGGCACCCAGCTCGCCTTGTTCCTCACGAACAAGCCGGGCTCGATCGGCGCCGCCGCCGACGTGATCGCCCACGCCGGGGTCAACATCCTCGCGCTGACGACCTCCGACACGGTCGACCACATGGTCCTCCGCGTCGTCGTCGACAAGCCGAAGACCGCCCTCCTGGCGCTCGAGTCGCACGGCACCCTCGTCATCGAGAACGAGGTGATCCTCCTGGAGGGGGCCAACCGCCTGGGGAGCCTCTCCACCATCGCGAACCTCCTCGCCGAGGCGAAGATCAACATCGACTACGCCTACTGCGCCACCCCGTCGAACTCCAAGCAGGGGCTCCTCGTCCTCCGCCCCTCCGACGTCCCGAAGGCCCTCAAGGCGCTGAACAGCGCCGACCTGGGCCGGGCCGGGGAGAAGAAGTTCCTCGCCGCCGCCAAGGCCCGCGCCGCCCTCGAGCAGAAGGCGAAGGGCAAGGCCCTGAAGGCGACGCCCGCCGTCCGAGGCCGGGCGCGGGAATAG
- a CDS encoding glycosyltransferase family 2 protein, producing MPALPRSPYFWVLFSTALVILVAGLILGFFVQGWLAWILVAVYVGFDGWLLASSYAAARAAIQEEKEKERMAPGLSPIPDSPLPQPVSLSLVICARNERAALPFMLETLQKALRKTERAGEEIDIVVVDDGSTDGTGAWMRDHFMMRAAGGTASGTPVFVSRTWPGLRLLVRKGGGKAWALNEGWRATAGEVVVTLDADTLVESGALEALRASFSADPFLAVSGGVLTPQCAPGTGWRGGLFQFFQTFEYLRSFLWRASWRRRGCLVLVSGAFGAYRRQALAAVGGYDPGSLVEDYDIVYRIHRHSGEMGLGWKVGLCGAARAVTDVPARIAQFLRQRRRWFGGFLQVLFRNRDMAGKAQYGTVGSYMIPLKAVDCLLPLYSLAASGVLVWFLATGRMWNPIILAILAGKFLYDATFHLLSARLWQRWQGDRGLLPGALLATFTEPFFFQLLRHFGALLGWVDFFRRRIDWTPQRPVVALGSVSANEGK from the coding sequence ATGCCCGCCCTGCCCCGCAGCCCCTATTTCTGGGTCCTCTTCTCGACCGCCCTGGTCATCCTCGTCGCGGGCCTGATCCTCGGGTTTTTCGTCCAGGGTTGGCTCGCGTGGATCCTGGTCGCGGTCTACGTCGGGTTCGACGGCTGGCTCCTCGCCTCCTCCTACGCCGCGGCCCGGGCGGCGATCCAAGAGGAAAAGGAAAAGGAAAGGATGGCCCCCGGTCTCTCCCCGATTCCCGACTCCCCCCTGCCGCAGCCGGTCTCCCTCTCCCTCGTCATCTGCGCCCGGAACGAGCGGGCGGCGCTCCCCTTCATGTTGGAGACCCTCCAGAAGGCGCTCCGCAAGACCGAGCGGGCGGGCGAGGAGATCGACATCGTCGTCGTCGACGACGGCTCGACCGACGGGACCGGGGCGTGGATGCGGGACCATTTCATGATGCGGGCGGCGGGCGGCACCGCCTCCGGCACGCCGGTCTTCGTCTCGCGCACGTGGCCGGGCCTCCGGCTCCTCGTGCGGAAGGGCGGCGGCAAGGCGTGGGCGCTGAACGAGGGTTGGCGGGCGACGGCCGGGGAGGTCGTCGTCACCCTCGACGCCGACACCCTCGTCGAGTCGGGCGCGCTCGAGGCGCTCCGCGCCTCCTTCTCCGCCGATCCGTTCCTCGCCGTTTCGGGCGGGGTGCTGACGCCCCAGTGCGCCCCGGGGACGGGCTGGCGCGGCGGGCTCTTCCAGTTCTTCCAGACCTTCGAGTACCTCCGCTCCTTCCTCTGGCGCGCCTCGTGGCGGCGGCGCGGCTGCCTCGTCCTCGTCTCCGGGGCCTTCGGGGCCTACCGCCGCCAGGCCCTCGCCGCCGTCGGCGGGTACGATCCGGGCAGCCTCGTCGAGGACTACGACATCGTCTACCGCATCCACCGCCACAGCGGGGAGATGGGCCTCGGCTGGAAGGTCGGCCTCTGCGGCGCGGCCCGCGCGGTGACCGACGTCCCGGCCCGCATCGCCCAGTTCCTGCGGCAGCGGCGACGGTGGTTCGGCGGCTTCCTCCAGGTCCTCTTCCGCAACCGGGACATGGCCGGGAAGGCCCAGTACGGCACTGTCGGCTCCTACATGATCCCCCTCAAGGCCGTCGATTGCCTCCTCCCGCTCTATTCGCTGGCCGCTTCGGGCGTGCTGGTCTGGTTCCTCGCCACGGGGCGGATGTGGAACCCGATCATCCTGGCGATCCTCGCCGGGAAGTTCCTCTACGACGCGACCTTCCATCTCCTCTCCGCCCGCCTCTGGCAACGGTGGCAGGGGGACCGGGGCCTCCTCCCGGGGGCGCTGCTGGCGACCTTCACCGAGCCCTTTTTCTTCCAGCTCCTCCGCCACTTCGGGGCGCTCCTCGGCTGGGTCGATTTCTTCCGCCGCCGGATCGATTGGACGCCGCAGCGGCCTGTCGTGGCGTTGGGGAGTGTGTCTGCGAATGAAGGGAAATAG
- a CDS encoding aconitase family protein has product MTLTEKILARASGRTHAAPGDNIWVNADVLLTHDVCGPGTIGVFKREFGQDAKVWAKDRIVIIPDHYIFTADSMSNRNVDILRDFSRAQGLPYFYDVIDDPEGAWHFDAAQGQFKKQYGKNFAGVCHTAMAERGHVRPGEILFGTDSHTCMGGAFNMFATGIGNTDAGFVMGTGKLLVKVPETMRFYLEGEMAPGVMAKDVILHVIGMIGFDGATYRAMQYEGPGVGSLSMDDRMTIANMAIEAGAKNGIFPADQKTFDYVNERIAANGTRSKYEPVEIDRDQKFAYDAKVDLSALEPTVAMHPNPGNRALAKELGNIVLDRAYVGSCTGGKTSDFLAFAEIIQGHQVKIDTFGVPATPNVVDELKTTIWDGKSVWTIMEDAGVQMTENASCAACLGGPVDTFGRMNKPLKCISATNRNFPGRMGHKDSQVFLASPYTVAASALTGRITDPREYLSVAV; this is encoded by the coding sequence ATGACTCTTACGGAGAAAATCCTCGCCCGCGCCTCGGGCCGCACGCACGCCGCCCCCGGCGACAACATCTGGGTGAACGCCGACGTCCTCCTCACGCACGACGTCTGCGGGCCGGGGACCATCGGCGTCTTCAAGCGCGAGTTCGGCCAGGACGCGAAGGTCTGGGCGAAGGACCGCATCGTCATCATCCCCGACCACTACATCTTCACGGCCGACTCGATGTCGAACCGCAACGTCGACATCCTCCGCGACTTCTCCCGCGCCCAGGGCCTCCCCTACTTCTACGACGTCATCGACGATCCCGAGGGGGCCTGGCACTTCGACGCGGCCCAGGGCCAGTTCAAGAAGCAGTACGGGAAGAATTTCGCCGGTGTCTGCCACACCGCGATGGCGGAGCGGGGCCACGTCCGCCCGGGCGAGATCCTCTTCGGCACCGACAGCCACACCTGCATGGGCGGCGCGTTCAACATGTTCGCGACCGGCATCGGCAACACCGACGCGGGCTTCGTCATGGGCACCGGCAAGCTCCTGGTGAAGGTCCCCGAGACGATGCGCTTCTACCTCGAGGGTGAGATGGCCCCCGGCGTCATGGCCAAGGACGTCATCCTCCACGTCATCGGCATGATCGGCTTCGACGGCGCCACCTACCGCGCCATGCAGTACGAGGGGCCGGGCGTCGGCTCCCTCTCCATGGACGACCGGATGACGATCGCCAACATGGCCATCGAGGCCGGTGCCAAGAACGGCATCTTCCCCGCCGACCAGAAGACCTTCGACTACGTCAACGAGCGGATCGCCGCCAACGGCACCCGTTCCAAGTACGAGCCCGTCGAGATCGACCGCGACCAGAAGTTCGCCTACGACGCGAAGGTCGACCTCTCCGCGCTCGAGCCGACCGTCGCCATGCACCCGAACCCGGGCAACCGCGCCCTGGCGAAGGAACTCGGCAACATCGTCCTCGACCGCGCCTACGTCGGCTCCTGCACCGGCGGCAAGACCTCGGACTTCCTCGCCTTCGCCGAGATCATCCAGGGCCACCAGGTGAAGATCGACACCTTCGGCGTTCCGGCCACCCCCAACGTCGTCGACGAGCTGAAGACGACGATCTGGGACGGCAAGAGCGTCTGGACGATCATGGAGGACGCGGGCGTCCAGATGACCGAGAACGCCTCGTGCGCGGCCTGCCTCGGCGGCCCCGTCGACACCTTCGGCCGGATGAACAAGCCGCTGAAGTGCATCTCGGCCACGAACCGGAACTTCCCCGGACGGATGGGCCACAAGGATTCGCAGGTCTTCCTCGCCTCCCCCTACACCGTCGCGGCCTCGGCCCTCACGGGCCGGATCACCGATCCCCGGGAATACCTCTCCGTCGCCGTCTAA
- a CDS encoding efflux RND transporter periplasmic adaptor subunit encodes MNPFPPLSVVPSRRRFLYGIGAGLALALAGCRERRTENPVADYTCAMHPEVRSHDPKGHCPICGMDLIPVASTAVSSASAATTKADPFTIPPERLAAIGVRTGTVERKRVAFPLRAPATLAYDEAGFRDINVKGGGGYVENLAANYVGKPVAKGERLMTVLVEDWIEAQKAYVAAWRARNRTGGAKFTQNAFAADQELERFRARLRIWDLSGAQIAELDRFAATVSEFDLRTGKGLKGTLDILSPVSGWVTEKSAVEGMRFEAGQSLLRLADLSTVWVEAAFDEAAARYVAPGTAFTVRVEALPDFQAEARVDYLAPGFAEGSRRRTARLRLANADGRLSPGMIASVESAVALGERLVVPASALLPTGTRQVAFLDKGEGRLEPRFVVAGARFGEEVEVVSGLAEGDRVITSANFLIDSESRIQGALRVFEGDENRGSEGNAGNEGRMP; translated from the coding sequence ATGAATCCGTTTCCCCCCCTCTCCGTCGTTCCCTCCCGCCGCCGCTTCCTCTACGGCATCGGCGCGGGCCTTGCGCTCGCCTTGGCCGGGTGCAGGGAAAGACGCACCGAAAATCCCGTCGCCGACTACACCTGCGCGATGCATCCCGAGGTTCGCTCCCACGATCCGAAGGGGCATTGCCCGATCTGCGGGATGGATCTCATCCCCGTGGCCTCGACGGCCGTTTCCTCCGCCTCCGCCGCCACGACGAAGGCCGATCCCTTCACGATCCCGCCGGAGCGGCTCGCCGCCATCGGGGTGCGGACGGGGACCGTCGAGCGGAAGCGGGTCGCTTTCCCGCTGCGTGCCCCGGCGACGCTGGCCTACGACGAGGCCGGGTTCCGCGACATCAACGTGAAGGGCGGCGGGGGATACGTCGAGAATCTGGCCGCCAATTATGTCGGCAAGCCGGTCGCGAAGGGGGAGCGCCTGATGACCGTCCTCGTCGAGGATTGGATCGAGGCGCAGAAGGCCTACGTCGCCGCCTGGCGGGCGCGGAACCGGACCGGCGGGGCGAAGTTCACGCAGAACGCCTTCGCCGCCGACCAGGAACTGGAGCGGTTCCGCGCGCGGCTCCGCATCTGGGACCTCTCCGGGGCGCAGATCGCCGAGCTCGACCGCTTCGCCGCGACGGTCTCCGAGTTCGACCTCCGCACGGGGAAGGGACTCAAGGGGACGCTCGACATTCTCTCGCCGGTCTCCGGCTGGGTGACGGAGAAAAGCGCCGTCGAGGGGATGCGCTTCGAGGCGGGGCAATCGCTCCTCCGCCTCGCCGATCTCTCGACCGTCTGGGTCGAGGCCGCGTTCGACGAGGCGGCCGCCCGCTACGTCGCTCCGGGGACGGCGTTCACGGTCCGGGTCGAGGCCCTGCCCGATTTCCAAGCCGAGGCGCGGGTCGATTACCTCGCCCCCGGCTTCGCCGAGGGGAGCCGCCGCCGGACGGCCCGGCTTCGGCTCGCGAATGCCGACGGCCGCCTCTCCCCCGGGATGATCGCCTCGGTCGAGAGCGCGGTCGCCCTGGGCGAAAGGCTGGTCGTCCCCGCCTCGGCGCTGCTGCCGACGGGGACGCGGCAGGTCGCCTTCCTCGACAAGGGGGAGGGGCGGCTGGAGCCCCGCTTCGTCGTCGCCGGAGCCCGGTTCGGCGAGGAGGTCGAGGTCGTCTCGGGACTCGCCGAGGGGGATCGGGTGATCACGAGCGCGAATTTCCTGATCGATTCCGAGAGCCGCATCCAGGGGGCGCTGAGGGTCTTCGAGGGGGACGAGAACCGGGGCAGTGAGGGCAACGCGGGAAATGAAGGGAGGATGCCGTGA
- a CDS encoding CusA/CzcA family heavy metal efflux RND transporter: MIGSIADWCGRNRVPVFFLCLLGAVWGVASLHETSLDALPDLSDTQVIVTAEWPGRSPALVEDQVTYPISSRFVSAPGVKAVRGQSMFGKAFVTVLFKEGTDLYWARSRVVEQLASVRGMLPEGIDPQIGPDASGVGWIYQYALVDRSGRHSLAELRTLQDWTLRYALASVPGVAEVAPVGGFVKTWQVTLDPAKLSAYGIGVAEVADAVRRSNGEAGGRTLEVSGAAYFVRGRGYLREAADLDKAVIRGKGASAVVVGQVGRVEVVPDLRNGIAEFDGEGETVGGIVVMRNGADAPATIDGVKRKLAALKPSLPEGVEVVAVYDRSVLIGKAVATLRDKIVEEALIVSLVCLLFLGHLRSALVAILMLPLAVLLAFIPFHAAGLSANIMSLGGIAIAIGAMVDAAIVMVEGAHREIARRGGAESVAERTEAVLYAARKLGRPLFFSLFVVAVSFIPVFALQDETGRLFRPLASTKTFAMFFAALLSVTLVPALMVLFIRGKIAPEGRNPLNRFLEGLYRPAVDLVLRFPRRTLALALLLGLATLFPLLRLGSEFMPPLNEGDILYMPTAPPGLSSAEAARQLGRQDAILKGFPEVESVFGKAGQAETATDPAPLSMFETTIRLKPESAWRPGMTREKLLAEMDGATRTPGMANLFWMPVQTRTQMLATGFRSALGLKVYGPDTESIDRAAREIERALSDLPGTRSVFAERLSGGRYLDIVPDRDALVRYGVTVAEVNAAVESAIGGAPVTTLVAGRERYPVAVRYDRPFRQDVEALGEVRVGDAGQGIPLSSVARIAFAAGPPEVRSEGGRLVGFVLVDLDASVADIGAYVADANRRIAERVPLPAAQGYAVEWAGTFESLRNAQHALAFVIPVTLLILGFLIWLNTGSMARTALVLLAVPFSLIGAFWLLWLLGFKMSVAVWIGLIALAGIDAETGVVMLLYLDEAFDERRAAGTLRTRADTLEAIREGAVRRLRPKAMTVCAILFGLLPILWTEGTGSEAMKRIAAPMVGGIVTSALLELLLYPVLYLLWRGRR, encoded by the coding sequence GTGATCGGCTCGATCGCCGACTGGTGCGGGCGGAACCGCGTCCCGGTCTTCTTCCTCTGCCTGCTGGGGGCCGTCTGGGGCGTCGCCTCGCTCCATGAGACGAGCCTCGACGCCCTGCCCGACCTTTCCGACACGCAGGTCATCGTCACGGCGGAATGGCCGGGCCGGAGTCCCGCCCTCGTCGAGGATCAGGTGACCTACCCGATCTCGAGCCGCTTCGTCTCGGCCCCCGGCGTCAAGGCGGTGCGCGGGCAATCGATGTTCGGCAAGGCCTTCGTCACGGTCCTCTTCAAGGAGGGGACCGATCTCTATTGGGCCCGCTCCCGCGTCGTCGAGCAGCTCGCCTCGGTGCGCGGGATGCTGCCGGAGGGGATCGATCCCCAGATCGGCCCCGACGCGAGCGGCGTCGGCTGGATCTACCAGTACGCCCTCGTCGACCGGAGCGGGCGGCACAGCCTCGCCGAATTGCGGACGTTGCAGGACTGGACGCTCCGCTACGCCCTCGCCTCGGTCCCCGGCGTCGCCGAGGTCGCCCCGGTCGGCGGCTTCGTGAAGACGTGGCAGGTGACCCTCGATCCGGCGAAGTTGAGCGCCTACGGCATCGGCGTCGCCGAGGTCGCCGACGCGGTCCGCCGGAGCAACGGCGAGGCCGGGGGCCGGACGCTCGAGGTTTCCGGGGCCGCCTACTTCGTCCGGGGGAGGGGATACCTCCGCGAGGCGGCCGATCTCGACAAGGCGGTGATCAGGGGGAAGGGTGCGTCGGCCGTCGTCGTCGGCCAGGTGGGCCGCGTCGAGGTCGTCCCCGACCTGCGGAACGGCATCGCCGAGTTCGACGGCGAGGGGGAGACCGTCGGCGGCATCGTCGTGATGCGGAACGGGGCCGACGCCCCGGCGACGATCGACGGGGTGAAGCGGAAGCTCGCCGCGCTGAAGCCCTCCCTCCCCGAAGGGGTCGAGGTCGTCGCCGTCTACGACCGTTCCGTCCTCATCGGGAAGGCGGTGGCGACGCTCCGGGACAAGATCGTCGAGGAGGCCCTCATCGTCAGCCTCGTCTGCCTCCTCTTCCTCGGCCACCTGCGGAGCGCGCTCGTCGCGATTCTCATGCTCCCGCTCGCCGTCCTCCTCGCCTTCATCCCGTTCCATGCGGCGGGGCTCTCCGCGAACATCATGTCCCTCGGCGGCATCGCCATCGCCATCGGGGCGATGGTCGACGCGGCCATCGTGATGGTCGAGGGCGCGCATCGGGAGATCGCCCGCCGCGGCGGCGCGGAGAGCGTCGCCGAGCGGACCGAGGCGGTCCTCTACGCGGCGCGGAAGCTGGGGCGGCCCCTCTTCTTCTCGCTCTTCGTCGTCGCCGTCTCGTTCATCCCGGTCTTCGCCCTCCAGGACGAAACGGGACGGCTCTTCCGCCCCCTCGCCTCGACGAAGACCTTCGCGATGTTCTTCGCGGCGCTCCTCTCCGTCACCCTCGTCCCGGCGCTGATGGTCCTCTTCATCCGGGGGAAGATCGCGCCGGAGGGGCGCAATCCGCTCAACCGTTTCCTCGAGGGGCTCTACCGTCCCGCCGTCGACCTCGTCCTCCGTTTCCCGAGGCGGACCCTCGCCCTCGCCCTGCTCCTGGGGCTGGCGACGCTCTTCCCCCTCCTCCGCCTCGGTTCCGAGTTCATGCCGCCGCTGAACGAGGGGGACATCCTCTACATGCCGACGGCCCCGCCCGGGCTCTCCTCCGCCGAGGCGGCGCGGCAACTGGGGCGGCAGGATGCGATCCTGAAGGGCTTCCCCGAGGTCGAGAGCGTCTTCGGCAAGGCGGGACAGGCCGAGACGGCGACCGATCCCGCCCCGCTCTCGATGTTCGAGACGACGATCCGGTTGAAGCCCGAGTCGGCCTGGAGGCCCGGGATGACGCGGGAGAAGCTCCTCGCCGAGATGGACGGGGCGACGCGGACGCCCGGGATGGCGAACCTCTTCTGGATGCCGGTCCAGACCCGGACCCAGATGCTCGCCACCGGCTTCCGCTCCGCCCTCGGCCTGAAGGTCTATGGCCCCGACACCGAATCGATCGACCGGGCCGCCCGCGAAATCGAGCGGGCGCTCTCCGACCTGCCGGGAACGCGGAGCGTCTTCGCGGAGCGTCTTTCCGGCGGCCGCTACCTCGACATCGTTCCCGACCGCGACGCCCTCGTCCGCTACGGGGTGACGGTCGCCGAGGTGAACGCCGCCGTCGAGTCGGCGATCGGCGGCGCGCCGGTGACGACACTCGTCGCCGGGCGGGAGCGGTATCCCGTCGCCGTCCGCTACGACCGGCCCTTCCGCCAGGACGTCGAGGCGCTGGGGGAGGTCCGGGTCGGCGATGCGGGCCAGGGCATCCCGCTCTCCTCCGTCGCCCGGATCGCCTTCGCGGCGGGGCCGCCCGAGGTGCGGAGCGAGGGGGGACGCCTCGTCGGCTTCGTCCTCGTCGATCTCGATGCCTCGGTCGCCGACATCGGGGCCTACGTCGCCGACGCCAACCGGCGGATCGCCGAGCGGGTCCCTCTCCCCGCCGCGCAGGGCTACGCCGTCGAGTGGGCGGGGACGTTCGAGTCCCTCCGGAACGCGCAGCACGCCCTCGCCTTCGTCATCCCCGTCACCCTCCTGATCCTCGGCTTCCTGATCTGGCTTAACACCGGCTCGATGGCGCGGACGGCGCTGGTCCTCCTGGCGGTGCCGTTCTCCCTCATCGGGGCGTTCTGGCTCCTGTGGCTCCTCGGCTTCAAGATGAGCGTCGCCGTCTGGATCGGCCTCATCGCGCTGGCCGGGATCGACGCGGAGACCGGCGTGGTGATGCTCCTCTACCTCGACGAGGCCTTCGACGAGCGGCGGGCGGCGGGAACGCTCCGCACCCGCGCCGACACCCTGGAGGCGATCCGGGAGGGCGCGGTCCGGCGGCTCCGCCCGAAGGCGATGACGGTCTGCGCGATCCTCTTCGGCCTCCTCCCGATCCTCTGGACCGAGGGGACGGGGAGCGAGGCGATGAAGCGGATCGCCGCGCCGATGGTCGGCGGGATCGTCACCTCGGCGCTCCTGGAGCTGCTCCTCTATCCCGTCCTTTATCTCCTGTGGCGGGGGCGGCGGTAA
- a CDS encoding GDSL-type esterase/lipase family protein, whose translation MMRRFLGLVLGLVLFCAVLPAFAEIPAADVWPLPKPPEGANPAEFAAPRMDWVDRVQGTLNRTEGKQYDLIFDGDSITDGWQTKGKTVWEARYAPLNAVDFGISGDKVEHVLWRLKEGQGAKADPKLVVLMIGTNNTGRDSADQIAAGIKNLVAAYLVQCPHARLLLLAVFPRSALPTDAVRAKIKEINKQIAALDDGGKRVTFLDIGDKFLQPDGTLTADIMPDMLHPNEKGYQIWADAIAPEIEKTFPNAPKGSAAPATPPALKGP comes from the coding sequence ATGATGCGACGTTTTCTGGGCTTGGTTCTGGGGTTGGTGTTGTTCTGCGCGGTCCTTCCCGCCTTCGCCGAGATCCCGGCGGCCGATGTCTGGCCCCTGCCGAAGCCCCCCGAGGGGGCGAATCCGGCCGAATTCGCTGCGCCCCGGATGGATTGGGTCGACCGGGTTCAGGGAACGCTGAACCGGACCGAGGGGAAGCAGTACGATCTGATCTTCGACGGCGATTCGATCACCGACGGCTGGCAGACCAAGGGCAAGACCGTGTGGGAGGCCCGCTACGCCCCGCTGAACGCCGTCGATTTCGGCATCAGCGGCGACAAGGTCGAGCACGTCCTGTGGCGTCTGAAGGAGGGCCAGGGCGCGAAGGCCGATCCGAAGCTCGTCGTCCTCATGATCGGGACGAACAACACCGGCCGCGACAGCGCCGACCAGATCGCCGCCGGGATCAAGAACCTCGTGGCGGCCTATCTCGTCCAATGCCCGCACGCCCGGCTCCTCCTCCTGGCCGTCTTCCCCCGCAGCGCGTTGCCGACCGACGCGGTCCGGGCGAAGATCAAGGAAATCAACAAGCAGATCGCGGCCCTCGACGACGGCGGCAAGCGGGTCACCTTCCTCGACATCGGCGACAAGTTCCTCCAGCCCGACGGCACCCTCACCGCCGACATCATGCCCGACATGCTCCATCCCAACGAGAAGGGCTACCAGATCTGGGCCGACGCCATCGCTCCCGAGATCGAGAAGACCTTCCCCAACGCGCCGAAGGGGAGCGCCGCCCCCGCCACCCCTCCCGCCCTGAAAGGACCCTGA
- a CDS encoding lipid-binding SYLF domain-containing protein, whose protein sequence is MIKSFVRSGLFAALAGVLALSFTAASASAERLPKLVGEAISILETKQNSGKPIPPRILQQARAVAFIEVTRGAFGFGGSGGDGVLLLRQANGSWSAPFAFGQNGASVGFQIGVDVQRYIYIFNTDQGWKPFVGDGHLNFEALARATAGPDSDSTVADSGLPPVDLYIYSVSNGVFAGAAIGGQSVGGEKGVNRAAYGTADAAKIFDPKTLIPDYTKPLYESLKKAGANKSWYNLGK, encoded by the coding sequence ATGATCAAATCCTTTGTCCGTTCGGGCCTCTTCGCCGCCCTCGCCGGCGTCCTCGCCCTCTCCTTCACCGCTGCTTCCGCCTCGGCGGAGCGCCTGCCGAAGCTCGTCGGCGAGGCGATCTCGATCCTCGAGACGAAGCAGAACTCGGGCAAGCCGATCCCGCCCCGCATCCTCCAGCAGGCCCGCGCCGTCGCCTTCATCGAGGTGACGCGCGGCGCCTTCGGCTTCGGCGGCTCGGGCGGCGACGGCGTCCTCCTCCTCCGGCAGGCGAACGGCTCGTGGTCGGCCCCCTTCGCCTTCGGCCAGAACGGGGCGAGCGTCGGCTTCCAGATCGGCGTCGACGTCCAGCGTTACATCTACATCTTCAACACCGATCAGGGCTGGAAGCCCTTCGTCGGCGACGGCCACCTGAACTTCGAGGCGCTGGCCCGGGCGACGGCCGGTCCCGACTCCGACTCGACGGTCGCCGACTCGGGCCTTCCCCCGGTCGATCTCTACATCTATTCGGTCTCCAACGGCGTCTTCGCCGGGGCCGCCATCGGCGGCCAGAGCGTCGGCGGGGAGAAGGGCGTGAACCGCGCCGCCTACGGCACCGCCGACGCGGCGAAGATCTTCGACCCGAAGACCCTCATCCCCGATTACACGAAGCCGCTCTACGAATCGCTGAAAAAGGCCGGGGCGAACAAGAGCTGGTATAATCTCGGCAAGTAA